CGTATTGCTTGTCCGTGATGTTCTGGACCTCGAGGGTGGCTGTGAGCCAGTCGAATGGCCGGTAGCTTATGCCGGCGTTGTGCAGATGACGGGCTTCCACCTCTCCGATGTTTGAAGCGTTGAGGTAGTTCTTGTCAACGT
Above is a genomic segment from Deltaproteobacteria bacterium containing:
- a CDS encoding TonB-dependent receptor: VDKNYLNASNIGEVEARHLHNAGISYRPFDWLTATLEVQNITDKQYADFYGFPLPGRSYFGTIRIAF